TCAGGCGGCGTACCAGGAACTGGTCGGTTCGCAGGCGAACGACGACGGACGGTTCTTCGACCCGATCAACACGCCGGGCTCGTGGAACAACAACGGGAGCTTCCGGATCGTGCACACGCAGGATCCGATCGGCGCCGGCGGGATGGACGATCGCCACGACCAGATCCTCATCTCGGGATCGCTGGTGGAGCAGGGGGGCTTCGCGTACATCGGGACGGTGAATCCCGGCACGGGGCTTCCGGTTCCTTACAGCACGACGACGTGGAACGACCCGAACCACTCGTACCGCGCGTGGGGCAACGACGGGACGAGCTTCGACACGACGCTGCGCGTCGCGGGCAACACGATGGTGGGTCCGGTGATCGCGCAGGCGCTGATCGACATGTGCAACGGCGCGGGACACCTGCCCGTGTTCATGGACTTCCGCGTGCCGGCGGTGGTGGGGTCCGACGAGTTCCTTGACTTCGGGACGGTGGCGCTCGGTGAGACGGCAACCGCGGAGCTTTCGGTGTTCAACGCGGGCGATGTCGACATGTGGACCGAGAGCGGCATCGCCACGCTCCGCTACACGCTCGACGCGACGAGCGGCTTCTCGGCGCCGTCAGGCGACTTCGCCGACGCGCCCGGCGGAGGCGTGAACACCCACACGATCGTCATGGACACCTCGGTCGCCGGTCAGGTGATCGGCACGCTGACGATCCTCTCCGACGCGCCGGACGAGCCGGCCCGCGTCGTCACGCTCAGTGGGTTTGTGCTCGGGGGCGTCGCGTGCCCGGGCGACACCAACGGCGACGGGGTGGTGAACTTCGCCGACCTGAACGCGGTCCTGAGCGAGTTCGGCCAGTCGGGCGACGAAATCCCCGGCGACCTGAACAACGACGGCGTGGTGAACTTCGCGGACCTGAACGAGGTGCTCAGCAACTTCGGCGCCGAGTGCGAGTGAGCGACACGATCACTCGCGCTTGCGCGCGATCGTGAACATCCCGAACAGGTCGGTCTCGAAGTCCATCTGCGACCGCCAGCCGAGTTTGTCTCCCATCGCGCGGGCCGCCTCGGTGTCGTCGCGGTTGTACTCGATGACCTCGAACCCGACGCGCTCGAGCATCGCCTGGGGGAACGGGCAGCGCCCGTCGGCCCAGGGCTTGTACGGCTCGTCGGGCTCGCTCGGCTTCGGGTACAGGTTGTAGATCACGAAGAGCCCGCCCGGCGCCAGCGCGTCGCGCACGGCGCGCAGGTACGACTCGTCGTCCACGCCCAGCGAGATCAGCATGTCCTGCGAAGGCGGGTCGCGCTCGGGGTGGATGTAGCCGAGCTTCAGCGTGTTCTTGCTCAGGATGAGCGCGCAGCCGGCGCCGACCTGCTCAACGGCGGCGCGATCGGCCGGAAACCGTCCGTGGACGATCGTGACAGAGCCGTTGGGGCCCTCGCCGGCGATTTTGGCCCGCGGGGACGCGCCGGTGTCGGCAGGGTCGGTGGTGTACAGCGCGTGGAGGAGCGGGTCGACGTCCACGCCGACGGCATGGGCCCCGAGCGAGGCGAGCAGGCGCAGGTGCCCGATCCCGCCGTAGCCGAAGTCCATGATTTTCGTGTTGGAAACGGACGCGAGGCCGTGCCGTGCGGCGAGGTCGATCGCTCGGACATATGCGATTGGGCTCCCGTAGCGGGTGAAGTAGAAAAAGCGATCGGAGAGTTCGGTCCGTTCGTATCCCTCGCGCTCGACTTCGGCCTTGCCTCGACGCTGCGCGTCCGACTCGGTCATGGCGTCGCGCGATCGCCGGTTGTAGTAGACGACGCGCGGACCGGGGCGAGGCAGGTCGGCGACGGCGTCGAGGAAGGCCCGCGCCAGGTCGGTCTCCACCAGCGGGCGGACCGCCCGGGCCTCGCGCTCCAGCGCGCCGACGACGTCGCGCTGGGCGGCGTCCGGCTGGGCCAGCGCGCAGGACGCCAGGAGCAACCCTGCGAGCGCAGCCCGTCCAAGGCGCGAGTTCGGGGTCGGTTTCTGCTGTGGCATGGCGTCCGAATGCTGGAGGGCTGGTGGTGCGGATCCGCGAGCGCAGCGTTCCGTACTCACCCGGGGCGAGTCTGGGGTCTGGGGGGCGAGAACCCGCCAATCTCAGGGTGTATACCATAAATGATCGGCGCCGTCGGACCGACAACTGTTGGAGTCCGGACAGTTTCGCACGACACCACTTGGAGCCCACGCGTGAGCAACGGCAAAGCACACTCAGGAGGCGGGAACGTCCCGTTGCCGTACTGGGACGAGTACCTCGCGACCATTCTCCGTCCCAGGGTGGAGAAGATCGCGATGGGGCTGGCGGCGAAAGTCGAGTCCTCGGCGATGGATGCGCTCGCGCGCCGGATCAGCGAGGAGCAGCCAAACTTCCCGGGCGGGCCCGAAGCGATCGAGCAGATTCTGCGCGAGAATCTCGGTCTGCGGTTCAAGGTGACGGTTCAGCCGGTCTTCGGGAATCAGGAAGGGGAGGCCGCCGTTCACCACGGCGGCGAGTTTCCAGTCCAGGACGGCATGACCGAGGATGCGGAACCCTCCGCGCACGACGATGGGGCTCTGGAGATCCTCGATCAGGATGATCTGATCGTGAAACGACGCGCCTTCGACAACCCCCTGGCGCGCGCCGTGGGCATCCGCAAGGACCGCGGGCGCTGAGGCGTCTCCGGCACTCGCCGAGCCCGGCGGCATTGAGGTGAAACCGGCCGGGTCTCGGCGAGCGTATAACCAATCCATGGAAGGTCCGGGAACGCACATCGCGCTCCTGAGTCGCCGCCGGTGTTCGCGCCGGGTCGCGGCGGTGCTTTCCTTCGTCCTTGCCGGTTCGTCGTTCGCGATGCCGTCTTCGTCGGGGATCATCGACTCACCCGGCCCGGACTTGCCCGAGCCCAGGCCGCGAGTGCCCCTGAGCGTGGAGTACCCGCTGGGGGCCAACTCGCTGCGTTTGTATTCAACGCTCTCAGACGCGGCATCGCAGGCAGCGACGGCCCTTCCCCTGTCCGACCGCCCCGGGTTCCCCCCAGTGGTCACGGGGCTCTCGCGCGTGCTCGTCGCGTTCGATTCGGATCTGTCCTTCGAGCAGGTGGACCAGCGACTTCGCGGCGCCGGGGTGACGGGCGAGATCCGCTTGCTCCGCTCGCCCAGCGGGTCCGGGCCCCGGCACGCGTGGATCGGCGAGACATCCACGGCGCTGGAAGCGTTCGCGATCGCGTGGGAGCTTCGCGCGCAGCCCGGCGTGCGCTACGCGGAGCCGGACGCGATCTTCGCGAGAAACTCCTTCTCGATCGACGACCCGCTCTTCCCGGCGCAGTGGCACCTGCGCAACACGGCGCAGACCGGGGGCATCCCGGGGATCGACTCGAACGTGATCGGCGCGTGGGAGACCACGCTCGGCAGCGGCGTGATCGTCGCGCTGCTCGACGGCGGCGTCGAGCCGGGCCACCCCGATTATGCGCCGAACGTCGTCGGCTCGTTCCGCAATACCTTCGACCCGTTCCGCCCCGGCGACACCGGTCTGCACGGCACGGCGATGGCGGGGCTGATCGCCGGGCGCGACAACTCGATCGGCGTGCGAGGGATCTCGCCGCGCGCCGGGTTGTTTATCGCTTCCGTGCTCGGCCGATCGGAGTCGCAGCTGATCGAGGCGATGTACCAGTCGGTCGATGCCGGCGCGTCGATCCTCTGCGTGGCGTGGGGACCGGCGGCGCTGGGCGTTATGGGCGAAGCCCTCGTCGACGCGATAGAAGACCTGCGCGACAACGCGCGTGACGGGCGCGGCGTGGTGTTCGTCGTTTCGGCCGGCAACGCGAAGCTCCCTATGACGCTGCAGAACCCGATCGGCACGCTGCCGGGCGTCCTGGCTGTCGGTCGGTACGACCATCGCGCGTCGGTCCCATTCCAGGCCTTCGGCCCCTGGATGGGCGTGCTCGCGCCGGCGTCCGGCGCCGGGGCCGCGATCACAACCACTGATCTCAGCGGCCCCCCGGGCTTCGACGCAGGGGACTACACGCAGGACTTCACCGGCTCCAGCGCGTCGGCAGCACTGGTTGCAGGCATCGCGGCGCTGGTGCAGAGCGCTCACCAGGAGCTGACCGCTTCTCAGATCGTGCGGATCATCAAAGAGCGCGCCCGACGCCCGACGCCGAACGAGGACGTCTTCTATCAGCCCGAGGTGCGTCCGTTCCAGCTCAGGCGTGAGTTCAGCGAGTCGCTCGGGTACGGTCTCGTCGACGCGACTCGCGCCGTCGCCGCAGCAAACACGAGCGCATCGACGCCCGGGCTTTCGTGGCCCGCCCCGGTTCGAGACCTGCGCGTGGTGGAAACAACCGGCGCGGGAACGACGATCGCGTGGACGAACCCCCCGAGCGGACCGGAAGGCGAGTACGACACCGCGCTGGTCGTCCGCTTCACGGGAACGCGGGACTGGATCCCGATGGACGGCAGAATCTACAAGCCCGGAGAGGTCGTCGAAGCGGGCGTGACCGTGCTCGCGCTCGGCGCGCTGGATTCGTTCACGGACGCCGGCGTGACGGCGCGCGACGCCGCCGAGTATGTCGTCTATGTGCGCAACCAGGCGCGACGCCACAGCTTCGGCGAGACGGTGTTCAAGCCCCGCCAGCGACAGATCACGCTCTTCTTCGACGACATGGAGGACGAGCCCTTCGGCTGGGACAGCTCCGGCGACTGGGGCCGGGGTCAGCCCGATCTCTTTACCGCGCGCGGCACGCAGACGGGCAACCTCGGCAGGCCTCTCCCGAACGCGATCGTCGGGTTCAACCAGCCACGCAGCGGCAACTCGCTGCGCGCCACGCGCCTCGACGGGTTCTATTCATCCTCCGTCGACCACACGCTGACATCGCCGGTGCTGAACCTGACCGAGGGGCGACTCGCGAGTGTGACCGCGACCTATTACGAGCTGCTGGAGGTTCGCGGCGCCGGGTTCGACTTCGCGAGGGTCGAGGTCGTCGACGCCCCGCCCGGAGGCATCGAGCCCAGCGTGCTCGCGACGCTGCTCGACGCGCACGACCCGACCTCCTACCGGTGGCGCGCGCAGTCCTTCGATCTCACGCCCTTCATCGGCCAGCGTGTCCGGCTTCGCTGGACGCTGAAGGTGGACCCGTTCGAGCCGACGCAGTTCCCGGGGTTCCTGGGCTGGTATCTCGACGACCTGCTCGTCACCGCGGACTGCGTGACGGGTGATTGCGAGGGCGAGCCCCCGCCGCCTCCTCCGCCGCCCCCTCCGCCTCCGCCGCCGCCCCCTCCTCCGATCGATGGGCCGCTGCCCAAACTGATCCGCATCATCCTGGAGGCCCTGTCGATGCCGCCGCAGGGCGGGGCGGGCCCGTCGTCCCCCGGGGCAGCGGGGCTCGAAGCACCGGACGCCCTTCCGCTTGGGACTCCGGACCCGTCGCGTCTACGCGATCTCCTGGCCGCGTTCGGCGCCGCGACGGGAGACGCCGGGTTCGACCCGGCGCTCGACCTGGACTCCGACGGCGTCATCGGCGCGACGGACCTGATCCTCCTCTTGCAGGGCGTGCGTCCCCCGTCACAGGATTGGCGTCTTTCGCGCTGAGGGCCTCCCCTCGGGTGGGACAGACGCGCCCGCTCCCGCTACGCTGGCGTCATGACCGCTCCCGGCAAGCACGAATCGCCCCTCGTCGGCGTCATCATGGGTTCGCAGTCCGACTGGGAGACCATGTCGCACGCCAGCGAGGCGCTCGAGGCGCTCGGCGTCCCCCACGAGGTGCGCGTGGTCTCGGCGCATCGCACGCCGGACCTTCTTTTCGAGTACGCCTCGACCGCCGAGCAGCGCGGCCTGCGAGTGATCATCGCCGGGGCCGGGGGCGCCGCCCACCTGCCGGGCATGTGCGCGAGCAAGACGCACCTGCCCGTGCTGGGCGTGCCCGTCGAGAGCAAGGCCCTCCACGGCGTCGACTCGCTGCTCTCGATCGTGCAGATGCCGGCCGGGATCCCCGTCGCGACGCTCGCGATCGGGAAGGCCGGCGCGACCAACGCCGCCATCCTCGCCGCGTCGATCCTGTCGCACGACCACCCGGCGATCGGCGAGGCGCTCCGCGCGTACCGGCGATACCAGACGACCCACGTGCTCGAGAACCCCGATCCGCGCGTGAGCGTGAAGGCGGGCCAGCCATGATCCCTTCCAACACCTCGCGCCGCGAGGGCAAGACGGTCGGCATCCTCGGGGGCGGGCAGCTCGGGCGCATGCTCGCGCTCGCTGGCGCGCCGTGGGGGCTGCGTTTCGTGTTCCTTGACCCCTCTCCCGAGGCGTGCTCGAAGGACCTCGGCCCGCTGGTCACAGCGGGCTACGACGACCGTCGCGCCCTCGCCGAGCTCGCCGACCGGGCCGACCTGATCACCTACGAGTTCGAGAATGTGCCGAGCGACGCCGCGCGCTGGCTCGCGAAGCGCACCCCGGTGCACCCCTCGCCGGAGGCGCTCGACGCGTCGCAGGACCGCCTGACCGAGAAGCGATTCTTTGAACTGCTCGGCGCGCGCGTGCCCCGGTACGCGCACGTCGACGCGCGACTCGACCTCACCGCCGCCATCGAGCACATCGGCCTGCCCTCGATCCTGAAGACGCGGCGTATGGGCTACGACGGGCGAGGGCAGTGGATGCTGCGCACCGCCGCGGACGGCGTCGACGCCATCGCTCACCTCGGGGGCGCCGGCACCGTCCTCGAGGAATTCGTCCGCTTCGACCGCGAGCTCTCGATCGTCGCGGCCCGGGGCGCCACCGGCGAGATCGCCTGCTACCCGCTCGTCGAGAACGTGCACGACGAGGGCATCCTGCGCCAGACCGTCGCCCCTGCGCCGGGCATCCCGGCGCAGGTCCAGGCCGAAGCCGAGCGCATCGCGCGCGGCGCGCTCGAGACGCTGAACTATGTCGGCGTCATCGCCATCGAGTTCTTCCTCGTCGGCGACCAGCTGTTTGTGAACGAGATGGCGCCGCGCGTGCACAACACCGGGCACTGGACCATCGAGGGCGCACGCACGAGCCAGTTCGCCCAGCACCTGCGCGCGATCCTCGGACTCCCGCTCGGCGATCCCACGCCGCTCGGGCGCTCGGTCATGTTCAACTGCGTGGGCGGCATGCCCTCGCTCGAGGACGTCATCACCATCGAGGGCGCGCACCTTCACGATTACGCCAAGGGCCGACGCCCAGGGCGCAAGGTCGGCCACCTCACCGTCGTCTCGCTGGGCGGGCCCGACGATCCCACCTTCGACGACCGCGTCGCGAAGGCCCGGGCGCTCGTCGACGGCGCGTGGCGGCGCTGACCGGCGATCACCGGCCCTCACGCGTGGGGGAGCCCTCCGACTCGTACACGATCTCGCCGGCGATGACCGTCGCGAACACGCGCGTGTCCGCGATCTCGCGCGCCTCGCACGACATGATGTCGCGATCGATCACCACGAAGTCCGCGTATTTGCCCTCCACCAGCGAGCCCTTGCGCCGCTCGTTGAACTCGGCGTACGCGGCCCCCAGCGTGAACGCGCGCAGCGCCTGCTCGCGCGAGACGCGCTTCTCGGGCAGCCACCCGCCTTCGGGCCACCCGTCGAGGTTCTGGCGCGTCGCCGCGGCGTACAGCCCCAGGAACGGGTTCTGGTGCTCCACCGGGAAGTCGCTCCCGAACGCCAGCGTCGCGCCGGCGTCGAGCAGACTCTGCCACGCGTACGCGCCCTTCGCACGCTCGGGGCCGACGCGTTCCTCGACCCAGCGCATATCGCTCGTGCAGTGCGTCGGCTGCATCGACGCGATGACCCCCAGCGCGCCGAACCGCGGGATGTCCGAGCGGTCGAGGAGCTGGCAGTGCTCGACGCGGAATCGCGAGGTCGCCAGCGGCATGCCCGACGACTCCGCCGCCCGCTCGAAAGCGTCGAGCGTCTCGGAGTTGCCGCGATCGCCGATCGCGTGCACGCAGACCTGGTAGCCGCGTCCGAGCGCGTGGCGCGCCGCCGCCTCGATCGCGTCGGGCGTCATGACCGCGAGGCCGGTGTAGGGGCGCCCGTCGGAGTCCACGGGGCGATCCGCGTAGGGGGCCTTCATCCACGCGCCGCGCGAGCCCATCGCGCCGTCGATATAGATCTTTGTCCCGCGCATCGTGAAGCGCGGGCCCGTGATCAGCGTCCGGCGCGCGAACCACTCCTGCGCATACGCCCCCGAGATGAGACCGTATACCCGGATCTTGAGTTTTCCCTCGCGCGCGAGACGCTGGTAGACCTCGATCTCGTCCGGCGTGATGCCCATGTCGTGCACGCCGGTCAGCCCCGCGGCCAGGCACATCTCCTGGGCCTTGAGCACCAGCGCTTCCGTCGTGAACGACGCGTCGTCGATGACGCTCGTCACCAGCCCCATCGCGTTGTCGACCAGCACGCCCGTGGGTTCGCCCGTCTCGTCGCGCAGGATCTCTCCCCCCGGGGGATTAGGCGTGTCGCGCGTGATGCCGGCCCGTCGCATGGCCGCGGCGTTCGCAAGCCCGGCGTGCCCGTCGACGCGGCGCAGCCAGACCGGGTTCGCCGGCGCCGCCTCGCTCAGTTCGTGGTGCGTGGGGAGTTCCTTGCCGGGCCAGCTCTCGTGGTCCCAGCGACCGCCCAGCACCCAGCGCCCCTGTTCGGAGCCCTTGGCGCGCTGCGCGACCGCTTCGACCACCTCGTGGAAGTCGTGGGCCGCCGAGAAGTCGAGCATGCCGAGCCCGTACGCGCCGAGCCCGTGCATGTGGGCGTGCGCGTCGATCAGCCCCGGCAGCACCGTCGCGCCGCGCAGATCCACCACGCGCGTGCGCGGGAAAACCAGCGGGCGGATCTCCCGCTCCGTGCCCACGCGCAGCACGCGATCGCCCTTGATCGCGATCGCCTGCGCCACGGGGCGCGCGTCGTCCATGGTGTGGATCGTCGCGTTGAGGAAGACCGCGTCGGCGACCTCCTGCGTCTGCGCGCGCGCGAGCGACGACAGCGACGCGACGATCGCGACGAGCACGACCAGCAGCGATCGAGTCACGACGGGGTTCCCTTCCGTTCGGAGGAGCCGGACTCGCGCACGCTCATCGAGCGGATCGCGTGCTCGAGGGCCCGCACCACCTGCGCCATGCGCACGAGGTCCAGCGTCTCGATCGTGTCGGTCGCCTTGTGGTAGTGAGGGTTGCGGAACTCGCTGGTGTCCGTGACCATCACCGCCGGGACATCGATGTCCCAGAACGGCGCGTGGTCAGAGCGCCGAACATCCGGCACCGCGCGCCCGGCGCCCGGGATGAAGTCCACCACGAGCGTCTTGAGCGAGGGCTGGTTCTCGCGCATCCTCGCGTCGAGTTCCCGCGCGAACGCCGACGACGCCTGGTTCGCGACGATCACGATGCTGTCGCCGACCGTCGGGGGCGAGAATACCCCAGGGATCGCCGGGATGGGCGAGCGCTGGCTGTTCGGCTCGTCCGTGAAGTACCCGATCATCTCAAGGTTGATGACGCCGACGATCCGCTCCTCGCCGCGACGCGCACGCTCCGCCGCCAGACGCGCGTGCTCGCGGCTGCCGATCAGACCGATCTCCTCGAGGTTGAACAGCGCGAACCGGATCGTGCGCCCGGCGCGATCCGCGACATCGGGCGCCGACAGCCGGCGCGCGAGCTCGAGCACGCCCGCCGTCCCCGACGCGTTGTCGTCCGCCCCGGGCGATCCCGGCACCGCGTCGAAGTGGGCGCACACCAGGATCACCTCGTCCGGCGCGTCGTGCCCCGGGATCTCGGCGATGATGTTGCTCCACCCGGCGCTGCTGGTGGGCGCGGGCCAGGGGATCGGCTCGCGCCGCACCGCGTAGCCGTAGGCCTCCAGGCGCTGCACCAGAAGATCCTCGGTCGCGCGCAGCCCCTCCGAGCCGGCGACGCTGCGCGCCGCGGGTCGCTCGGGCGGGATGGCGCGCATCTGGCGTTCGATCGTCTGGGGCGTGATGGGGTACGCGTACGCCGGGGCCGGACGAACCGGCGCCGACGCTTCGTTCGTATTCGTGCAGCCGAGGAACGGGGCTGCGGCGCACAGCGAGATCGCCACGAGCGCGGCACGGGTGGTGCGTGGTCTCATGCCCGCCATGCTACCGCGCCGCCCCCGGGCCCGCGACGCCCTCAACGGATGTCGAGGCCCACATCCACCGACACCGCCGAGTGTGTCAGGCCGCCGACGCTGATGCGGTCCACCCCGGTCTCCGCGATCGCGCGCACCGTGTCGAGGCGCACCCCCCCGGACGCTTCGAGCAGAACACCCGGGGCCCTCGCGTCGCGAAGACGCACCGCTTCCCTGAGCGTCTCGGGCGCCATGTTGTCAAGCAGCACGATGTCGATCAGCCCCGCTTCGACACTGAGCACGCGCTCCAGCTGCGCGAGCGTGTCCACCTCGACCTCGAAGAACAGCACGGAACGCGCCGCGCGGATCTCGCGAGACGCCCTCGCCAGCTCGCCCGCCAGATCATCCAGCGCGATGGGCGCGATGTGGTTGTCCTTGACAAGCACCGCGTCGTACAGACCGAGCCGATGCGACGACCCGCCGCCGCAGCGAACCGCGTACTTTTCGAAAAGCCGCATGCCCGGGGTGGTCTTGCGCGTGTCGAGGATTCTGGCGCGCGTCCCGGTGACGGCGTCGACGTACCGGCTCGTCAGCGTCGCGACGCCCGACAGCCGCCCGACAAGGTTCAGCAGCGTGCGCTCAAGGGCCACGATCTGCGCCAGATCGCCCTCGAGCGTCGCGAGGGTCTGCCCGGCCCCGGCGCGCCCGCCGTCGGCGACGCCCCCCGCGACGCGAACCGTCGTCCCGAACACGCGCGTGAGCAGGGGGATCGCCGCGAGACCGCTGACCGTCATCGGCTCGCGCGCCCTGACCTCCGCCCGGGCCACGCGAGTCGCGGAGCGCATCGCGATCGCCGTCAGGTCGCCGGCGTCGCCGAGGTCCTCGTCGCGCGCCAGGCGCAGCAGCGCCTCGACGCGTCGGTCACGTTCGAGCGTCTCCCAGAGATCGGCGAGAGCCAGCGTGTTCGGGTCGGTCATCACGGTGATGGTACATCCAGAGCGCCGTGGACCAAAGCGAGCAGATCCTCGCGCCCGTCGTGAAACTCCAGCTCGACCGACGGAACGAGCCAGTCGACGCCCCGCGACGCGTCCTCGCGCAGGAGGGGGGCGATCTTCACCCAGTCCTTGGCGGTCGTCAGGACCGCCCCGGCGCCGTGGCGCTGCGCTTCCGACACGATGGCTCGGACGCTCTCGCGCGTGTAACGCGCGTGGTCCGGCACGCGCGACTCGCTCGCGACGAACGCGCCAATCGCCGTCGCCTGCGCCGCGAACGCGCCGGGGTTGCCGATGCCGGCGACGATATGCACACGCGCGGCCCGCAGCGCGTCGGCCGGTTCCAGACGCTCCGTTCGTTCGCCCGGTCGGTGTCGCTCGACGCGCGCCCAGCGGTGGCTCGTCGTCGCAACGACCGGGCATTCGCCCACGATCGTTCGCACCTTCTCGAGGATCGATCGCACGCGCTCCGGAGTGACGCGGTCGGTGCGCGTCAGCACGACGGCGTGCGCCCGACGCAGCGATTCGACGGGCTCGCGCAGCCACCCTGCCGGCAGGCACCGGCCCTCGAACGGGTCGCGCGTCGCGTCGAGCAGCACGATGTCGACGTCCCGCGCGACGAAGCGGTGCTGGAACCCGTCGTCCAGCAGCACGCAATCGGCCTTGGCGCCCGAGCCGAAGCACGCCGCGATCGCACCGCGACGGTCTGGGTCCGCGAGCACGCGAACGCCTTCGAGCGCCGCGAGGTACTCCGCTTCTTCGTCCGACCGCTCGCCGGCGCGCTTCGCGTAGCCGCGCATCGCGATGACGGGCCGGCGTCCCTGCGCCTGCAGCTCGCGCGCCAGGAACATCACCATGGGTGTCTTGCCCGTGCCACCGACGGACAGGTTCCCCACGCTCACGACAGGAACCGGCGCGCGCCACACGCGCTCGCCGCGATCGAAGCCCCGGTTGCGCCTCCGCACTGCCCAGCGATACACCGGCTCCAGCGCCGCCGCGACCGGGCCGAGCGCCGGGGGGAGCGGCGTCGTCGGGGGCTGGTGGCTTGGCAGTGGGGGCGCGTCAGTCGTCATGAGCGGATTGTGATGCCTCTCGCGACTCCTCGCCACGCGACCGGGTCATCCTCGACGCCGCGAGCATCGCCAGCGTCGATCGGGCGGCGTCCTTCCTCGCGGCGCTCGTCAGTCGCCAGGTGTTCGCCGCGTCCAGCATCGCCAGCGCCACGCACAGCACCAGCAGGATCGCCACGCTCAG
This Phycisphaeraceae bacterium DNA region includes the following protein-coding sequences:
- the lpxK gene encoding tetraacyldisaccharide 4'-kinase, whose amino-acid sequence is MTTDAPPLPSHQPPTTPLPPALGPVAAALEPVYRWAVRRRNRGFDRGERVWRAPVPVVSVGNLSVGGTGKTPMVMFLARELQAQGRRPVIAMRGYAKRAGERSDEEAEYLAALEGVRVLADPDRRGAIAACFGSGAKADCVLLDDGFQHRFVARDVDIVLLDATRDPFEGRCLPAGWLREPVESLRRAHAVVLTRTDRVTPERVRSILEKVRTIVGECPVVATTSHRWARVERHRPGERTERLEPADALRAARVHIVAGIGNPGAFAAQATAIGAFVASESRVPDHARYTRESVRAIVSEAQRHGAGAVLTTAKDWVKIAPLLREDASRGVDWLVPSVELEFHDGREDLLALVHGALDVPSP
- a CDS encoding M28 family peptidase; its protein translation is MRPRTTRAALVAISLCAAAPFLGCTNTNEASAPVRPAPAYAYPITPQTIERQMRAIPPERPAARSVAGSEGLRATEDLLVQRLEAYGYAVRREPIPWPAPTSSAGWSNIIAEIPGHDAPDEVILVCAHFDAVPGSPGADDNASGTAGVLELARRLSAPDVADRAGRTIRFALFNLEEIGLIGSREHARLAAERARRGEERIVGVINLEMIGYFTDEPNSQRSPIPAIPGVFSPPTVGDSIVIVANQASSAFARELDARMRENQPSLKTLVVDFIPGAGRAVPDVRRSDHAPFWDIDVPAVMVTDTSEFRNPHYHKATDTIETLDLVRMAQVVRALEHAIRSMSVRESGSSERKGTPS
- the purE gene encoding 5-(carboxyamino)imidazole ribonucleotide mutase, which produces MTAPGKHESPLVGVIMGSQSDWETMSHASEALEALGVPHEVRVVSAHRTPDLLFEYASTAEQRGLRVIIAGAGGAAHLPGMCASKTHLPVLGVPVESKALHGVDSLLSIVQMPAGIPVATLAIGKAGATNAAILAASILSHDHPAIGEALRAYRRYQTTHVLENPDPRVSVKAGQP
- the nadC gene encoding carboxylating nicotinate-nucleotide diphosphorylase is translated as MTDPNTLALADLWETLERDRRVEALLRLARDEDLGDAGDLTAIAMRSATRVARAEVRAREPMTVSGLAAIPLLTRVFGTTVRVAGGVADGGRAGAGQTLATLEGDLAQIVALERTLLNLVGRLSGVATLTSRYVDAVTGTRARILDTRKTTPGMRLFEKYAVRCGGGSSHRLGLYDAVLVKDNHIAPIALDDLAGELARASREIRAARSVLFFEVEVDTLAQLERVLSVEAGLIDIVLLDNMAPETLREAVRLRDARAPGVLLEASGGVRLDTVRAIAETGVDRISVGGLTHSAVSVDVGLDIR
- a CDS encoding S8 family serine peptidase, coding for MEGPGTHIALLSRRRCSRRVAAVLSFVLAGSSFAMPSSSGIIDSPGPDLPEPRPRVPLSVEYPLGANSLRLYSTLSDAASQAATALPLSDRPGFPPVVTGLSRVLVAFDSDLSFEQVDQRLRGAGVTGEIRLLRSPSGSGPRHAWIGETSTALEAFAIAWELRAQPGVRYAEPDAIFARNSFSIDDPLFPAQWHLRNTAQTGGIPGIDSNVIGAWETTLGSGVIVALLDGGVEPGHPDYAPNVVGSFRNTFDPFRPGDTGLHGTAMAGLIAGRDNSIGVRGISPRAGLFIASVLGRSESQLIEAMYQSVDAGASILCVAWGPAALGVMGEALVDAIEDLRDNARDGRGVVFVVSAGNAKLPMTLQNPIGTLPGVLAVGRYDHRASVPFQAFGPWMGVLAPASGAGAAITTTDLSGPPGFDAGDYTQDFTGSSASAALVAGIAALVQSAHQELTASQIVRIIKERARRPTPNEDVFYQPEVRPFQLRREFSESLGYGLVDATRAVAAANTSASTPGLSWPAPVRDLRVVETTGAGTTIAWTNPPSGPEGEYDTALVVRFTGTRDWIPMDGRIYKPGEVVEAGVTVLALGALDSFTDAGVTARDAAEYVVYVRNQARRHSFGETVFKPRQRQITLFFDDMEDEPFGWDSSGDWGRGQPDLFTARGTQTGNLGRPLPNAIVGFNQPRSGNSLRATRLDGFYSSSVDHTLTSPVLNLTEGRLASVTATYYELLEVRGAGFDFARVEVVDAPPGGIEPSVLATLLDAHDPTSYRWRAQSFDLTPFIGQRVRLRWTLKVDPFEPTQFPGFLGWYLDDLLVTADCVTGDCEGEPPPPPPPPPPPPPPPPPPIDGPLPKLIRIILEALSMPPQGGAGPSSPGAAGLEAPDALPLGTPDPSRLRDLLAAFGAATGDAGFDPALDLDSDGVIGATDLILLLQGVRPPSQDWRLSR
- a CDS encoding amidohydrolase codes for the protein MTRSLLVVLVAIVASLSSLARAQTQEVADAVFLNATIHTMDDARPVAQAIAIKGDRVLRVGTEREIRPLVFPRTRVVDLRGATVLPGLIDAHAHMHGLGAYGLGMLDFSAAHDFHEVVEAVAQRAKGSEQGRWVLGGRWDHESWPGKELPTHHELSEAAPANPVWLRRVDGHAGLANAAAMRRAGITRDTPNPPGGEILRDETGEPTGVLVDNAMGLVTSVIDDASFTTEALVLKAQEMCLAAGLTGVHDMGITPDEIEVYQRLAREGKLKIRVYGLISGAYAQEWFARRTLITGPRFTMRGTKIYIDGAMGSRGAWMKAPYADRPVDSDGRPYTGLAVMTPDAIEAAARHALGRGYQVCVHAIGDRGNSETLDAFERAAESSGMPLATSRFRVEHCQLLDRSDIPRFGALGVIASMQPTHCTSDMRWVEERVGPERAKGAYAWQSLLDAGATLAFGSDFPVEHQNPFLGLYAAATRQNLDGWPEGGWLPEKRVSREQALRAFTLGAAYAEFNERRKGSLVEGKYADFVVIDRDIMSCEAREIADTRVFATVIAGEIVYESEGSPTREGR
- a CDS encoding 5-(carboxyamino)imidazole ribonucleotide synthase, giving the protein MIPSNTSRREGKTVGILGGGQLGRMLALAGAPWGLRFVFLDPSPEACSKDLGPLVTAGYDDRRALAELADRADLITYEFENVPSDAARWLAKRTPVHPSPEALDASQDRLTEKRFFELLGARVPRYAHVDARLDLTAAIEHIGLPSILKTRRMGYDGRGQWMLRTAADGVDAIAHLGGAGTVLEEFVRFDRELSIVAARGATGEIACYPLVENVHDEGILRQTVAPAPGIPAQVQAEAERIARGALETLNYVGVIAIEFFLVGDQLFVNEMAPRVHNTGHWTIEGARTSQFAQHLRAILGLPLGDPTPLGRSVMFNCVGGMPSLEDVITIEGAHLHDYAKGRRPGRKVGHLTVVSLGGPDDPTFDDRVAKARALVDGAWRR